Within Dictyostelium discoideum AX4 chromosome 4 chromosome, whole genome shotgun sequence, the genomic segment GGtttcttttttggtttttctGCTGGAAATAAAAGtgtatttttactatttatattattttgttgatgttgttgttgttgttgctgttgttgctgttgctgttgctgttcttttattaaaatggGTGATCTTGGAGATAAACTTGATTTACTTGTTGTTGGTGAAGTTGAACGATTTGGTGTATTATCTGGTGATATTGATGTTGCAGGTGATGGTGTCGATGATGCATTACTATTGTTTGAATATATAGGTGAAAATGGAgtatctttttcattttctttttctttttcattttctttttctttttctttttctttttctttttctttttctttttctatttctatttgtttttctatttctttttctatctCTATATCTATTTCCTTTCCTATTTCTctttccttttctttttctttttccttctgcttttcattttcaatctCTTTCTCCCTCTCcttttctttctctttctctttttctttattaaatatattattggtattattgttggtattatttgatggtatatttattattggtggGGGTGGTGGCGGTTTTGGTAATGAAAAAACTTTAGGTGGTTTTTTAGGTCTctcttttatattattattgatattgttattgatattattattattactaccaccataaaaatgattttggtTTGCTTCTGCAGGttttataaaacaaattgggatcaaaaaaaaaatgattaaaaaaaaaaaaaaaaagggttagTATCTCTCATATATGACAGTTTTCCAATGGATAAGAATATGTTCTagataatattttcaaagatGACGATAATGATATGGATGAACATACTTGACCTATCGACACCTAAGAATACtgtctttctttcttttctctGTTTTTCAGCTTCAGTGGagttgattttaattctCTGTCTATCCTCCATTGTCAAGGGTGATTCTCTACATGTTAACCTTTTTGTAACTTGACCAACATTTGTATAGCGATTGTTTTGTTGTAAAATACatgtttgttgtttttgttctgtaaatgaaaatgtatattctaaattatcgataattaattttggcTAATAATAGTTGTAATTGTAATAGTAATTGTAAAAGTAAtagttgtaattgttgttgttgaagtagTTATTAAAATCACCATTGTTtgacaaatttaatttttaaatccaaaaaaaaaaaaaaaaaaaaaaaaaaaaaaaaaaaaaaaatcaaaaaaaaaagtaaaatagaTATTgttaatagaaataattttaaagtttaaaataaactttataATATAACCTACCTCATTGccataaaaaaatttaactgAATGaggattattttcaattttttcaagGATATCATATGGTAATTTAACAGACATAACAAATTTCGAGTAATCATTTCCATTATCAGTTAAGACTCCATCTTccatgttttttattattgtattttcTTCCTACTTCACTACTTCACCCaaataacttttattttttttttttcttactttttctttttttttattttttttttttatttttttgaaactattataattttattactattattattaattcaataatGTATTTGCTTTATACttgtttggttttttatttttttattttttatttttttcttattaattttgttattgtttttttttatttgtttttatttatttatttatttatttatttatttggtttaattattttttttttgtggttgGGGGATTTactaaaagaaaaaaaaaaaaagcaaaatcaaaaaaaaaaaaaaaaaaaaaaaatctgttTATAAGAAAAAAcgtatatttataattaatttaattaatatattttaatcgTTTGAacaatagttttaataataatgagaagggtaataaataaaagagtATGGTGTTTGGTAGTGAATAAAGGAGAGAGGTACCAATAAATTGAaacaaaaattgaaatttttttatttttttttaattttttttttttttaatttttttttttaattttatttttatttttattttttttttttttattttgaaaactTTAAAGAAATCTTGCTGATTTTTGGAAGAGTGTACGGATATTtatgaaatataaaaaaaaaaaaaaaaattttatgtttttttcccaaatcccccaaataaaaaaaaaaagaaaaaaaaaaagtttattcaaataaagagAACCTGgaaattacctttttttttaaatttattttatttatgatGGGGGCGCTCCtatgataaataaataaataaataaataaaaaaataaaaataaataaataaataaatgaaaaaataaaataattaaataaatgaaaaaataaaataaaataaaattaaaataaaattaaaataaaaaaaaaaatttaaaaaaaaataaaaagtttattaaattaattaaaaaaaaaaaaaaaaattaaattaaattaaattaaattaaataaaaaaaaaagaaaaaaagattttaaaccCAAAACACTTACACACTGTTTATACCATTCAACAATGTGggaacatttttttttttttttttaattttttaaaatttaattttattttttatttttttcattttttttatttttttcattttttttatttttctatttttatccttttattttttttctatttttatctttttttttttttatttttatttttttttttgtaataaattttttttatgagtTATAAAAATAGTTATAATTACTAATATTGAGCCAATAACAGTTACCAATAATGTATAGAATTTAACagaatcattatcatttaattgacCAACTGGGACATTTAtagaaattgattttgaaatatcatctaataataaattataatttgtaattaaattccaattatcattatttgagtTGTCATTGTTATTTAATACACTATTTGTTGGTTCACATGATAGATAAATTTGAGGAGATGAAATTATAGATTGACGAAAAGTATTActatcaccattatcactGAATAAAGGATTTTGATAACGTAAATGAATTGGTAAAGTTAATTGAATATCTTGAGTAGCAGAACCGGTTGTATTGAATTGTTTAATGATTGAAACGAAATTTTGAGTACTTGAGGTAGAAGGTTTCTCCAAATcgatcaattgataaattacaaCTTTTGGACCTCCAAATCTCTCAATTTCATCCACTTCATATCTATCAACGAAAATACCTTGATCCAAATTCTCCAAAACCATAATTTTACACACTCCTGGTACAGTATCTCTCAATGGTGATTTCAAAGTAACATTAATAACAAGTTCACGATGAAATCCAGATTTCTTCACCAAATGATCTAATTTCAGTATAACCCATTCActatcatcaccatctttaACAAGAGTTGTtgtttcaatattatcaatcatTTCATCCAATTTACTTGCTTTTGAATTCtctaatttataaatttctttaCTTTTATCAGCATTTAATAAAGCTAAAGTAGTGgaggtagtggtagtggtagtggagGTAGTTGAAATTggattatatttaattgttaatttattagTATTGATTAAAGTTTgttcattaaattcaattgaatttttattaatagttaAAGTGAAACCTAATAATTGATCAtatgaattttcaattgaatatgAAACTTTATGACTATTACAAAGTTTATGatgattaaaaattgataaacaaTTTAGATAACTATTACTATTGAATAATTCAAGATATGATTTCTCATTTTCTTGTTTATTGAATTTACTTGATTGAATAATACGTTGACgtttaattgaaatatcaTTTATTGGCTTAAGAATATTactatctttattattattattattattattattattatttgtaaggTAAGGTGGATTCATTGTATTTGGAATTAAACCCATatgtaataaattatcaaatattggTGATTCATTTGAAGAACATGGTTGAATTGAAGTATCCAATACTGAttctaaaattttacaaatatttaaagtttGATTGAATGTCattgtttttattgttgAAAATTCATCCATTTGAATCTCTTTTGAaccatctttaaaatttactACTATTCTAATTATTGGTTCAATTAAAGTTGGATATTTTGATGATGTTTTACTAAATTTAccttttaaatgattattattaaaataaactataattgattcaatattattattataattatcatcattaaataaattatttttaaaatttgaagtaTGTTGatgtgatattaaaaaattattaattgaattatcagcactatttgttgttgtaatatcGATTTTATCACTGTTAacatgattttttaaatttaatttttcattctcttttaaatcttgtataattataatatcatttgattgatatgattgataatttatatcTACAATT encodes:
- the pigX gene encoding phosphatidylinositol glycan, class X codes for the protein MNKLISLLFLIIINLIIISAIVDINYQSYQSNDIIIIQDLKENEKLNLKNHVNSDKIDITTTNSADNSINNFLISHQHTSNFKNNLFNDDNYNNNIESIIVYFNNNHLKGKFSKTSSKYPTLIEPIIRIVVNFKDGSKEIQMDEFSTIKTMTFNQTLNICKILESVLDTSIQPCSSNESPIFDNLLHMGLIPNTMNPPYLTNNNNNNNNNNKDSNILKPINDISIKRQRIIQSSKFNKQENEKSYLELFNSNSYLNCLSIFNHHKLCNSHKVSYSIENSYDQLLGFTLTINKNSIEFNEQTLINTNKLTIKYNPISTTSTTTTTTSTTLALLNADKSKEIYKLENSKASKLDEMIDNIETTTLVKDGDDSEWVILKLDHLVKKSGFHRELVINVTLKSPLRDTVPGVCKIMVLENLDQGIFVDRYEVDEIERFGGPKVVIYQLIDLEKPSTSSTQNFVSIIKQFNTTGSATQDIQLTLPIHLRYQNPLFSDNGDSNTFRQSIISSPQIYLSCEPTNSVLNNNDNSNNDNWNLITNYNLLLDDISKSISINVPVGQLNDNDSVKFYTLLVTVIGSILVIITIFITHKKNLLQKKK